TGAAAAAGAAATGCTCATTCCCTGTCTGCGCGGTTCGACCAATTGCCAGACGGGCCGCAAGGTGAAAGAGATTGCTGCGCTGAATTTCATCGGAAAGCTGGGCATCAGAGCCACTGAGGGGCACCCACGAGCACGGCGGATCATTTTGCGGCTATCCTTCAGACGGCAACTCCTTAGCTATGTACCAATAAACCACTCCAACAAGAATGGCATTGATTGGTATAAGAAGTACGAACGGAAAACCTGGCACCAGTATTAAAAAGGCAGCCATTACAACCGTCGCAGGCAGCATGAACATCGCGAGAATTCTGATGATGTCCCCTCTTGGTTTTCGCTTCTTATGATCTTGATAAGTGTAGAAGGATAAAGCCAATGCTAGTAAGAGCGAGGCTGTGAGGTCAGTTTCAACTTCGCCCATGCCAACGGCGATGGGTACAACCAGATAGAAAGCGGCCATGCTTATGAGCACTATCGCCGTTACAGCGCGATCACTCATTACGAGCCGCTCCGGCACTGCACAAAGCGATTCCCGATTTTCTGCCCTTCGTACAGGATCCCAGCTGCCGCTGTAACTCCGCCCCCGACCTTGGCGCCGCGCGCGAATGCACTGCCTACAGACGCTATGCCTCCGGCGTTCGCAGTTCCCTTGCCTGCCAAGGAAATGACGCCGCCAATCCCATCCTTTGTTGCAGCAGAGTAACCCAAGGCGGCGACACTGACGGTCCCTCCGACTAGCGCTCCGACAATTCTCGCTTTCGTAGATAGGACAAAAGCTGCTCCGCCAAGCACAGCCAAAGCCGCACCTGTTGGGTCTTCAGCGACTGCATCATAAGCGCAGGAGGAGATTGAGGGCTCCTCCTCCCTTTGCGGCGGCAGACGTCCACCGCCGAAACCATCTTCGGGTGAGGGTGAGGGGGCTGGCCCGCTGGGAGGAATGATGCCTTCACCTCCGTTGTCTTTGCCTCCGCTCCCTCCACCACGGCCAGTGTCAGCGCAGACCACAACATGGTGGTCCCATTGCTTTGTTTCCGAGTTCCAGACCCATTCGACCCCGCTTTTGCAAAGCCCCAGCGGATCGACGAAGTTAGCCGGATCGCTGCCCACATAGTTGTAGAGGTTCATCCCGTCGGCATATCCGATGGGATCGGTCTGGAGGAACCGGCCGAGGGTGGGCGAGTACATACGCGCCTTGTAGTAGTAGAGGCCCGCTTCCTCCAGCCACACCTGCCCGGTGTACTGGAACCGCCCGAGGTTGTCGTCGGCAGGGATGCCATACTCGTCGTAGGCATTGGCCCCGAGCAGCGCTCCGCTCGCATTCGACACCGCGATGATCGAGCCACGCTCGTCGGCGTGGAGGAACCGGCGGTTCGTCGTGCCTGAGCCTTCGTACCACACGATCGGGCTGTCGATCCCGGGGCCGTGGACATAGCGCCGCAGCAGCTGGTTCGAGGTATTGTACTCCCCGATCATCGCGATCCCGTCATAGCCGAACCGCGTGGTCGGGCCACCGCTGGTGAGGTCGTCCACCTGCCACAACCGCCCGAGCGGATCGTAGGCCAAGCTCGCTGCACCCGTGACCCCGGTCAGCAGGTTCTCGCTGGTATAGGCGAACGTATCGGTCCCCGAGTTGGTCAGGTTGCCGCGCGTATCGTAGGACAGCGTAACGCCGCCTGCGCTGGTCAACTGGTTGCGACCGTTGACCGTGTAGATCCGGTCGACATTGTAGAGCCCGTCGAACGCATAGGCATCGTTCGACTGTGTGGCCTGCGTTCCCCATGCAGCTCCTGCTGCGTAGGTTGTGCTCGATAAACTCCATAATTCGCGGGGATGATCCGGTTTCTGAACCCGATCGTTCAAAGGGGAAACGAAGTTGAGCCAGCGACAGATGGGGTCTAATTTTCGCCGCAGGGATTAGCATCAGTTTCAGCGGCAGAGCGGTTCAGTTGTACGCCCTCCATCGTTTCCAAGCCTGTTACAACCGCGCGGTGGAAAGCCGAATCCTTGCCTTCGTTCTTATGATAAAAGAGGCTTACGCGGAGGTCTTCACCAACGCTGCCA
The sequence above is a segment of the Pelagerythrobacter marensis genome. Coding sequences within it:
- a CDS encoding RHS repeat-associated core domain-containing protein, coding for MNDRVQKPDHPRELWSLSSTTYAAGAAWGTQATQSNDAYAFDGLYNVDRIYTVNGRNQLTSAGGVTLSYDTRGNLTNSGTDTFAYTSENLLTGVTGAASLAYDPLGRLWQVDDLTSGGPTTRFGYDGIAMIGEYNTSNQLLRRYVHGPGIDSPIVWYEGSGTTNRRFLHADERGSIIAVSNASGALLGANAYDEYGIPADDNLGRFQYTGQVWLEEAGLYYYKARMYSPTLGRFLQTDPIGYADGMNLYNYVGSDPANFVDPLGLCKSGVEWVWNSETKQWDHHVVVCADTGRGGGSGGKDNGGEGIIPPSGPAPSPSPEDGFGGGRLPPQREEEPSISSCAYDAVAEDPTGAALAVLGGAAFVLSTKARIVGALVGGTVSVAALGYSAATKDGIGGVISLAGKGTANAGGIASVGSAFARGAKVGGGVTAAAGILYEGQKIGNRFVQCRSGS